GCCTTGCGCGTCACACCCGCCGCGACGAGCGAATCGGCCGAGACTTCATCGCCGGTGACTCGTTCGAGGTCGCTGAGATTCACGGCGAGATAGGTCACCTTGAACGGGTTGGTGAAGCCGCGCTTCGGGAGACGGCGGTACATCGGCATCTGGCCGCCTTCGAAGCCGGTGTTCGTGTTGCCACCCGACCGCGCCTTCTGGCCCTTGTTTCCCTTGCCTGACGTCTTGCCGAGCCCCGAGCCGGGACCGCGGCCGACGCGGCGCCGCGCACGGTGCGACCCCTCGGCGGGACGCAGCGTCGATAGCGTGACTCGCTCGACGGTGCCTTCTGCTGGCTTCTTCTGCGCCATGATCAGCGACCCTTCCCCTTCACCGGCGTCACCGTGACCATGTGGCGGACCTTGAAGAGCATCCCCCGCGCGCTCGCGGTGTTGTCGATTTCGATTTCAGCCTGATAGTGCCTCAGGCCGATGGCCTTGAGGGTGCGGTTCATCGTCTCCGCGTGGCCGATCCCGGAACGGATCTGCTTGACGCGGAGGCGCTTCGCCTCGTCTTCGCCCGGGATGACGGCTGCGTGATACGCCGGCCCCTGACGTCCGACTACTGGATTGCGTCCCATCTGTTACACCTCCTGGCGGGCGCGATAACCGAGCTGATCGAGCTCGATGCCGCGCTCGCGGGCAACCTGCTTGGCGCTCACCAGGCCCTGCAACCCGGCCATCGTGGCGCGCACCATGTTGTGCGGATTGTTCGATCCCAGACTCTTGGTCAGGATGTCGGTGATGCCGGCGCATTCGAGCACTGCGCGCACCGGGCCACCGGCGATGACACCGGTACCGCTGGCAGCGGGCTTGAGCAGCACGCGGCCGGCACCGTGTTCACCGATGATCTCGTGTGGAATCGTGGTGCCGCCGCGAGGGATTTCGACCATGGCGCGCTTCGCCGCTTCGACGGCCTTGCGGACCGCCTCGGCAACTTCGTTCGCCTTGCCGCTCGCCACGCCGACCTTCCCCTTCCCGTCGCCAACGGCGACGAGGGCATTGAACGAGAAGCGCCGGCCGCCCTTGACGACCTTGGCGACGCGATTGATCGACACGACGTTCTCGACGAAGTCGCTCGCGCCGTCACCGCGATCGTCGCGCCGGTTGCCGCCGCGACCACCGCCGCCGCCGCCGCCCTGGCCACCACGGCCACGGCCACCCTGGCCGCCGCGACCCTGACCGCCGCGTCCGCGACCGCCCGACCCACCGTGGGTCCCGACACCGCCGCCACCACCGCCGCCGCTGCTGCGCTCACGCGCGGGCGCTTCAGCAGGTGCTTCGGCCGCAGGGCGGGTTTCCGGTTCGGCTCCGCCAGTCTGATCGCTCATCAAAACTCCAATCCGCCCTCGCGGGCGCCCTCGGCCACGGCCTTCACGCGGCCATGGTACTGATAGCCTGCGCGGTCGAATACCACCTTGGTGATCCCGGCCGCCTTGGCGCGTGCGGCGATCAGCTGGCCGACCGCCTTGGCGCGCGCGACCTTTCCCTTGCCGTCGATCGCAATGCCGTCGCTGGTGTCGGTGACACCGAGCAGCGCCGCCCCCGACTCGTCGTTGACGAGCTGGGCGTAGATGTGCTTGAGCGACCGGAACACCACCAGCCGCGGGCGCTCGGCGTCGCCCGCGACGCGGAGCCGTACCCGCAGGTGCCGGCGATAGCGCCGCTCGTGGCGCAGCTTCGGTCCGTGAATCGGACGCATTACTTGGCTCCCGTCTTGCCGGCCTTGCGCCGGACGACTTCACCCTGGTAGCGAATGCCCTTCCCCTTGTATGGCTCGGGCGGACGGACATTGCGGATTTCGGCGGCCAGCTGGCCGACGAGTTCCTTGTTGATCCCTTCGATCCGTACCAGCGTCGGCGTCTCGACCACGAGCTTGATCCCTTCCGGGGCGCGAATCTCCACCGGATGCGAGAACCCGACCACGAGGTTGATGCCGTACGCCTTCGATTCCGCCTTGTAGCCGACGCCCTGGATCTCGAGGATTTTCTTGTAGCCGTTCGCCACACCCTCGACCATGTTGGCCACCAGCGTGCGCGAGAGACCATGCAGCGCCTTGTGCCGCGTCTCGTCACTTGGCCGCTCGACGGTCACCGTGTTGCCGTCGAGCTTGGTCAGCATGTCGGGGTGCAGCTGTCGCGTCAGTGTCCCCTTGGGACCCTTGACGGTGACCTCGCGCCCGTTGATCGTCGCCGACACGCCGCTGGGCAGTGTGATCGGCTTCTTTCCGATGCGTGACATCGCCCCTCCTACCAGACGACGGCGAGCAATTCGCCGCCCAGGTTGGCAGTGCGCGCGTCCCGGTCGGTCATCAGCCCCTTCGGCGTCGACACGATCGCGATGCCGAGCCCGTTCTTCACGCGCGGGAGATCGCGACACTTGACGTACCGTCGCAACCCGGGTGAGGAGACGCGCTGCAGCTCGCGAATCACCGGCAGTTCGTTGTGATACTTGAGATACAGCCGCAGCGTTCCCGCCTGGCCGTCATCGAGCATCTTGTAATCGGCGATGTAGTGATTGTCCCGCAGCAGCTTCGCCAGCTCGTGCTTGAGCTTCGACGCGGGAACATCCACGCGCCGGTGCCCCGCCGAGCAGGCGTTGCGAATGCGAGTCAGCATATCGGCGACCGGATCAGTCATGCTCATGCGTTGCCGCCCCTCGTGTTACGCTCCATCATGGTATCCCGTCTCCCTCAGGCCGCACGCACAGCGTGTGGCGTCTCACCGCGGAAAGGCCAGCCGAACTCGCGCAGCAGCGCCATCGCGAGGTCATCGCGCTTGGCATTGGTCACGAGTGTGATGTCCATGCCATGGACGTTCTCGATCTTGTCGTAATCGATCTCGGGGAACATCGTCTGTTCCTTGATCCCGAAGGTGTAGTTCCCCCGGCCGTCGAAGCTCTTGTTCGGCAACCCGCGGAAGTCGCGGATGCGCGGCACCGTCAGGTTGATGAACCGGTCGAGGAACTCGTACATCCGGGCGCCGCGCAGCGTCACCGACGCCCCGACCGGCAGGCCGGCGCGGAGGCCGAAGTTCGCGATCGCCTTCTTGGCGCGGGTGATCACTGCCTTCTGCCCGGTGATGATCGCCAGCTCTTCGGCGGCCGCGTCGATCAGGCGCGGATTCTTGGCGCCTTCGCCAAGTCCCACGTTGAGGACGATCTTGGTGATCCGCGGCACCTGGTGCGGGTTGGCGAAGCCGAACTGCTTCGCCAGCCGCGCCCGCGCGGTTTCCTCGTAGAAGCGCTGCATCCGCGGCTTGCCGATGCTCGCCTTCGGCTCGGCCTCGGTCGCCATCGCAGCCGCGGCCGCGCTCCCCTTCCCCTTGGCGCGCGGCGCGCTCTCGCGCTTCGCGGCCGGCTTCTCGGCCTTTTCGCCTTCTGTCGATTTCGCCATCGTTACCGGTTCCTCGGAATGGTCACGCCGGTCCTGGTCGCAACCCGTTCGAACGTGCCGTCGTCGTTCTTCTGCCGGCGAATGCGGGTCGGAAGATTCGACTTCGGATCGATCAGCATCACCTTCGACGCCGGAATCGGCGCCGGGAACGTGATGACCCCCGACTCGGTGTTCTGCGTCGCGCGGCGGTGCCGCTTCGCCAGCGCGATGCCGTCGATCGACACGCGGCCGGTCTTGGGATAGACGCGCAACACCGTGCCGCGCTTCCCCTTGTCGTCGCCGGAGATCACCTGGACGGTGTCGCCCTTGGTGATGTGCAGTCTCTGCCGCTCGATCCGCCCACCCGGGCGCGGCCGCTTCGCCTTCTTGTGCACCAGTGGCTTCATCTCACAGCACCTCGGGCGCGAGCGACACGATCTTCATGTATCGCTTCTCGCGCAGTTCACGGGCGACCGGGCCGAAGATGCGGGTGGCCCTCGGTTCGCCCTGATCGTTGATCAGCACCGCGGCGTTCTCGTCGAAGCGGATGTAGGAGCCGTCCTTGCGCCGGACCTCCTTTGCCGTCCGCACGATCACCGCCTTGGCGACTTCACCCTTCTTCACCTGGCCGGTCGGGATGGCGTCCTTGATGGCCACCACGACGCGATCGCCGAGCGACGCATAGCGCCGCCGCGACCCGCCCAGGACACGGATCACCAGCGCGCGACGCGCACCGGAATTGTCCGCGATCTTGAGGATGCTCTCTTGTTGCACCATCGTGTCGTCTCCCCGGTCTCAGCGTGCGCGTTCGACGACTTCGACCGTGCGCCAGTGCACCGTCTTCGCCAATGGACGCGTTTCCATGATGCGCACCGTGTCGCCGGCCTTGGCGTCGTGGTCGTTGCGCGCCTTCACCTTCTTGGTACGGGTCACCTGCTTGCCGTACTTGGGATGCGCCAGCCGCCGCGACAACTGCACCGTCACGGTCTTCTGCATCTTGTCGCTCACGACCAGCCCGGTGCGCGTCTTGCGCGAGAGCCGCGTTGGCGTCGTCGTCTCAGCCATTCTGCTTCTCTCCGTTGCGGCGCTTCTCGTCCAGGATGGTGATCACCCGCGCCGCGTCGCGACGCAGGGCACGGAACTGCATCGGATTCTCGATCGACTCGGTCGCCGAACGGATCCGCAGCTTGAACCGCTCCTCGCGCAATTCGGCGAGCTTGGTCTCGAGCTGTTCCACGGTCAGCTCGCGCAGTTCGTCGCGATGCCGCCGCAGGTTCGTCTTGTCGTCCATCTCAGATCTCCTCGCGGCGGATCACCCGCGTCTTGACCGGCAGCTTCGCTTCGGCGAGCGCCAGCGCCTTGCGGGCCAGCGGCTCCTCGATGCCGTCCACCTCGAACAGCACCCGGCCCGGCTTGACCACCGCCACCCAGCCCTCCGGATTGCCCTTGCCTTTGCCCATGCGGGTTTCGGCCGGCTTCTTGGTGATCGGCTTGTCGGGGAAGATGCGAATCCACACCTTGCCGCCGCGCTTCATCTCGCGGGTCATCGCCACGCGCGCCGCCTCGATCTGCCGCGCCGTGACCCATCCCGGTTCGAGCGAGACCACGCCCCATTCGCCGAACGCGACGGTGTTGCCGCGCGTGGCGATGCCGTTGGTCTTCCCCTTGAACGTCTTGCG
This region of Gemmatimonadales bacterium genomic DNA includes:
- the rpmD gene encoding 50S ribosomal protein L30, translated to MGRNPVVGRQGPAYHAAVIPGEDEAKRLRVKQIRSGIGHAETMNRTLKAIGLRHYQAEIEIDNTASARGMLFKVRHMVTVTPVKGKGR
- the rplR gene encoding 50S ribosomal protein L18; its protein translation is MRPIHGPKLRHERRYRRHLRVRLRVAGDAERPRLVVFRSLKHIYAQLVNDESGAALLGVTDTSDGIAIDGKGKVARAKAVGQLIAARAKAAGITKVVFDRAGYQYHGRVKAVAEGAREGGLEF
- the rplX gene encoding 50S ribosomal protein L24 produces the protein MKPLVHKKAKRPRPGGRIERQRLHITKGDTVQVISGDDKGKRGTVLRVYPKTGRVSIDGIALAKRHRRATQNTESGVITFPAPIPASKVMLIDPKSNLPTRIRRQKNDDGTFERVATRTGVTIPRNR
- the rpsH gene encoding 30S ribosomal protein S8; the protein is MSMTDPVADMLTRIRNACSAGHRRVDVPASKLKHELAKLLRDNHYIADYKMLDDGQAGTLRLYLKYHNELPVIRELQRVSSPGLRRYVKCRDLPRVKNGLGIAIVSTPKGLMTDRDARTANLGGELLAVVW
- the rpsQ gene encoding 30S ribosomal protein S17; the protein is MAETTTPTRLSRKTRTGLVVSDKMQKTVTVQLSRRLAHPKYGKQVTRTKKVKARNDHDAKAGDTVRIMETRPLAKTVHWRTVEVVERAR
- the rplN gene encoding 50S ribosomal protein L14 — its product is MVQQESILKIADNSGARRALVIRVLGGSRRRYASLGDRVVVAIKDAIPTGQVKKGEVAKAVIVRTAKEVRRKDGSYIRFDENAAVLINDQGEPRATRIFGPVARELREKRYMKIVSLAPEVL
- the rplP gene encoding 50S ribosomal protein L16; this encodes MLAPKRIKFRKTFKGKTNGIATRGNTVAFGEWGVVSLEPGWVTARQIEAARVAMTREMKRGGKVWIRIFPDKPITKKPAETRMGKGKGNPEGWVAVVKPGRVLFEVDGIEEPLARKALALAEAKLPVKTRVIRREEI
- the rplE gene encoding 50S ribosomal protein L5, which codes for MQRFYEETARARLAKQFGFANPHQVPRITKIVLNVGLGEGAKNPRLIDAAAEELAIITGQKAVITRAKKAIANFGLRAGLPVGASVTLRGARMYEFLDRFINLTVPRIRDFRGLPNKSFDGRGNYTFGIKEQTMFPEIDYDKIENVHGMDITLVTNAKRDDLAMALLREFGWPFRGETPHAVRAA
- the rplF gene encoding 50S ribosomal protein L6: MSRIGKKPITLPSGVSATINGREVTVKGPKGTLTRQLHPDMLTKLDGNTVTVERPSDETRHKALHGLSRTLVANMVEGVANGYKKILEIQGVGYKAESKAYGINLVVGFSHPVEIRAPEGIKLVVETPTLVRIEGINKELVGQLAAEIRNVRPPEPYKGKGIRYQGEVVRRKAGKTGAK
- the rpmC gene encoding 50S ribosomal protein L29, with protein sequence MDDKTNLRRHRDELRELTVEQLETKLAELREERFKLRIRSATESIENPMQFRALRRDAARVITILDEKRRNGEKQNG
- the rplO gene encoding 50S ribosomal protein L15 — translated: MAQKKPAEGTVERVTLSTLRPAEGSHRARRRVGRGPGSGLGKTSGKGNKGQKARSGGNTNTGFEGGQMPMYRRLPKRGFTNPFKVTYLAVNLSDLERVTGDEVSADSLVAAGVTRKATEPVKLLGHGEITRAIVVKGLKISASAKAKIEAAGGRVEA